A section of the Polynucleobacter sp. AP-Sving-400A-A2 genome encodes:
- a CDS encoding FKBP-type peptidyl-prolyl cis-trans isomerase has product MSELQKIDTIVGDGKEATAGNHVDVHYTGWLFDEQAPDHKGQKFDSSLDRGQLFSFPLGAGHVIKGWDEGVQGMKIGGKRTLIIPSEMGYGPRGAGGVIPPNATLVFDVELHGVN; this is encoded by the coding sequence GTGAGCGAACTCCAAAAAATAGATACCATTGTGGGCGATGGTAAAGAAGCGACTGCCGGCAACCATGTAGACGTGCATTACACCGGATGGTTATTTGATGAACAGGCGCCAGATCATAAAGGTCAAAAGTTTGATAGCTCCCTCGATCGCGGCCAATTATTTAGCTTTCCTTTGGGCGCTGGCCATGTCATCAAGGGCTGGGATGAAGGCGTACAAGGCATGAAAATTGGTGGCAAGCGCACCTTAATTATTCCATCTGAGATGGGTTATGGCCCCCGTGGTGCCGGTGGTGTGATCCCCCCAAATGCAACCCTGGTATTTGATGTAGAGCTTCATGGCGTAAATTAA
- the msrP gene encoding protein-methionine-sulfoxide reductase catalytic subunit MsrP, protein MSTNEQKRLSQEITPKAVFEGRRDLIKNAAAGAFGLALAPWFSREALAGNSQKLIATPNPNFVLKEESTTYQYVTGYNNFYEFGTDKSDPAANAHSLQTRPWTVTIEGLVKKPMTLDIDALLKLAPMEERIYRMRCVEGWSMVIPWDGYSLSKLLNQVQPLGSAKYVEFITLADRKQMPGLKSQIIEWPYREGLRLDEAMNPLTLLTFGLYGETLPNQNGAPVRIVVPWKYGFKSAKSIVKIRVTEEMPKTSWSQFDAREYGFYSNVNPSVDHPRWSQATERRIGDSKGAFAPKIKTQMFNGYGDQVANMYAGMDLKKFY, encoded by the coding sequence ATGTCTACAAATGAGCAAAAGCGGCTTTCCCAGGAAATTACCCCTAAAGCGGTCTTTGAGGGACGTCGTGACTTAATCAAGAATGCTGCGGCCGGAGCCTTTGGTCTAGCGTTAGCTCCTTGGTTCTCGCGCGAGGCTCTTGCTGGCAATTCTCAAAAGTTAATTGCTACGCCAAACCCAAACTTTGTTTTGAAAGAAGAATCAACTACTTATCAGTATGTTACTGGCTATAACAACTTTTATGAGTTTGGAACGGATAAATCAGATCCCGCTGCTAATGCCCATAGTTTGCAAACTCGACCATGGACTGTGACGATTGAAGGTTTGGTTAAAAAACCAATGACTTTAGATATAGATGCCTTGCTCAAGCTCGCTCCGATGGAAGAGCGTATTTATCGTATGCGCTGCGTTGAGGGTTGGTCGATGGTTATTCCTTGGGATGGTTACTCGCTATCCAAATTACTGAATCAGGTGCAGCCTTTAGGTTCTGCTAAGTATGTTGAATTTATTACCTTAGCTGATCGCAAACAAATGCCGGGTCTCAAGAGTCAGATTATCGAGTGGCCTTATCGCGAAGGTCTACGCTTGGATGAGGCTATGAACCCCCTGACGCTGCTCACCTTTGGTCTTTATGGTGAGACACTACCAAATCAGAATGGCGCACCGGTTCGCATTGTGGTGCCTTGGAAATACGGTTTTAAGAGTGCGAAGTCGATTGTAAAAATTCGTGTAACGGAAGAAATGCCTAAGACTAGCTGGAGCCAGTTTGATGCGCGTGAGTATGGGTTTTATTCCAATGTAAATCCTTCGGTTGATCACCCTCGCTGGAGTCAAGCGACCGAGCGCCGGATCGGCGACTCTAAAGGTGCCTTTGCCCCCAAAATCAAAACCCAAATGTTTAATGGTTATGGCGATCAAGTTGCGAATATGTATGCCGGGATGGATTTGAAGAAATTCTATTGA
- a CDS encoding NADP-dependent isocitrate dehydrogenase: protein MASEKSKIIYTLTDEAPLLATCAFLPIIRTFTAPVGVQVVESDISVAARILSNFSDCLTAEQKVPDNLAELGRMTLLPDTNIIKLPNISASVPQLLAAIKELQAKGYKLPDFPDDPKNDAEKEIRVRYSKCLGSAVNPVLREGNSDRRAPNAVKRYARKNPHSMGEWSQASRTHVSHMHGGDFYAGEKSMTMTKACDVKMDLVTKNGKTIVLKPKVSLIAGEIIDSMYMSKKALCEFYEKEIEDAYKTGMMLSLHVKATMMKVSHPIVFGHAVKIFYKDAFEKHGKLFDELGVNPNNGMSSLYEKIKTLPESKREEIIQDLHACHEHRPALAMVDSAKGITNLHSPSDVIVDASMPAMIRVGGKMWGADGRLHDTKAVIPESTFARIYQEIINFCKTHGNFDPKTMGTVPNVGLMAQQAEEYGSHDKTFEITEAGVARIVADDGTVLLEQNVEEGDIWRMCQVKDAPIRDWVKLAVNRARLSHTPAVFWLDEYRPHEAELIKKVQTYLKDYDLTGVDIQIMSQTRAMRYTLERIIRGKDTISVTGNILRDYLTDLFPIMELGTSAKMLSIVPLMAGGGLFETGAGGSAPKHVQQLVEENHLRWDSLGEFLALAVSLEDIGDKTGNAKVKILARTLDEATGTLLDNNKSPSPRTGELDNRGSQFYLAMYWAQALAAQSEDKELQAHFAPIAKALTENEQKIVAEFKAVQGKPADIGGYYMPDHDKFVAVMCPSTTLNNILKTASAT from the coding sequence ATGGCTTCAGAGAAATCAAAGATTATTTACACGCTGACAGATGAAGCGCCCTTATTGGCAACCTGTGCATTCCTACCAATCATCCGTACTTTTACAGCGCCAGTGGGAGTTCAGGTTGTAGAAAGCGATATTTCTGTTGCGGCGCGTATCTTGTCAAACTTCTCTGATTGCTTAACTGCAGAGCAAAAAGTTCCCGATAATTTGGCTGAGCTGGGTCGTATGACTTTATTGCCCGATACCAACATCATTAAGTTGCCCAATATCAGCGCTTCAGTTCCACAGTTGCTCGCTGCTATTAAAGAGTTGCAAGCCAAGGGTTACAAACTTCCTGATTTTCCAGATGATCCTAAAAATGATGCTGAAAAAGAAATTCGTGTGCGCTACTCCAAATGTTTGGGTAGCGCAGTAAACCCCGTATTGCGCGAAGGTAACTCTGATCGCCGTGCACCAAACGCTGTTAAGCGTTATGCCCGTAAGAACCCGCACTCGATGGGTGAGTGGAGTCAAGCCTCCCGTACGCACGTATCGCATATGCATGGTGGTGACTTCTACGCAGGTGAGAAGTCAATGACCATGACCAAAGCATGTGATGTGAAGATGGATCTAGTAACGAAGAATGGCAAAACGATTGTTCTCAAGCCAAAAGTGAGCTTGATTGCTGGTGAAATTATTGACAGCATGTACATGAGTAAAAAAGCACTCTGCGAGTTCTATGAAAAAGAAATTGAAGATGCTTACAAGACTGGCATGATGTTGTCCCTGCACGTCAAAGCCACCATGATGAAGGTGTCACACCCCATCGTGTTTGGTCATGCTGTCAAGATTTTCTACAAAGATGCATTTGAAAAGCATGGCAAGTTGTTTGATGAGTTAGGTGTAAATCCAAACAATGGTATGAGTAGCTTGTACGAAAAAATCAAGACTTTGCCAGAATCTAAACGTGAAGAAATCATTCAGGACTTACATGCTTGCCATGAACACCGTCCAGCCTTGGCGATGGTGGACTCTGCTAAAGGCATTACTAACCTGCATTCACCAAGTGACGTGATCGTAGATGCATCGATGCCAGCAATGATTCGTGTAGGCGGCAAGATGTGGGGTGCTGATGGTCGCTTACATGACACTAAAGCGGTCATTCCAGAAAGTACTTTTGCTCGTATCTATCAAGAGATCATTAACTTTTGCAAGACACACGGTAACTTTGATCCCAAAACGATGGGTACAGTACCCAATGTGGGCTTGATGGCTCAGCAGGCGGAAGAGTACGGTTCACATGACAAGACCTTTGAAATCACCGAGGCTGGTGTAGCCCGCATTGTTGCCGATGACGGTACCGTATTACTAGAGCAGAATGTGGAAGAGGGCGATATCTGGCGTATGTGCCAAGTTAAAGATGCGCCGATTCGTGACTGGGTGAAGTTGGCAGTCAACCGTGCGCGCTTGTCACACACCCCGGCCGTATTCTGGCTAGATGAGTATCGTCCACATGAAGCCGAGTTAATCAAGAAGGTGCAAACCTACCTGAAAGACTACGACTTAACTGGTGTAGATATTCAGATCATGTCGCAGACTCGCGCAATGCGCTACACCTTAGAGCGCATTATTCGCGGTAAGGATACGATTTCTGTGACCGGCAATATTTTGCGTGATTACCTCACCGACTTGTTCCCAATTATGGAGCTCGGTACTAGCGCCAAGATGTTGTCCATCGTGCCATTGATGGCTGGTGGTGGCCTTTTTGAAACTGGTGCGGGTGGTTCTGCTCCTAAGCACGTTCAACAGTTGGTCGAAGAAAATCATTTGCGCTGGGATTCTTTGGGCGAGTTTTTGGCCTTAGCAGTTTCTCTAGAAGATATTGGTGATAAGACTGGTAATGCCAAAGTCAAAATCTTGGCTCGCACTTTAGATGAAGCTACTGGTACCTTGTTGGATAACAATAAGTCACCATCACCACGCACTGGCGAGTTAGATAATCGCGGTAGCCAGTTCTATTTGGCGATGTACTGGGCTCAGGCTTTAGCTGCGCAAAGCGAAGATAAAGAATTACAAGCCCACTTTGCTCCGATTGCAAAAGCCTTGACTGAGAACGAGCAAAAGATTGTTGCTGAGTTCAAAGCGGTACAAGGCAAACCGGCGGATATTGGTGGCTACTACATGCCTGATCACGACAAGTTCGTGGCAGTGATGTGTCCAAGTACTACCTTAAACAACATCTTAAAAACGGCATCAGCCACTTAA
- a CDS encoding MFS transporter encodes MMNKHPLLNKNLVLLILCQGLFLTNNVTFIAINGLVGLSLSPVAWMATLPVMGYVVGGAFSTSIVAKTQNYFGRKISFQLGLLVAVFSALLCAYAAVSKNFWLLVLGTFIAGYYSANGQLYRFAAAELTEISQRDKAVSWVLAGGILGAVIGPNLASWTKDFFDTAFLGAYLTLSIAGFIGIIVMQFIHFPEEFKTQHALSAGRSLKTILQQPVFLVAVIGASLGYGVMNLLMAATPLAMQICELPFSDTAMVLEWHVIGMFAPGFFTGSLIQRFGTLKIMGIGVILNLLCIAIALTGVDFHQFLIALFLLGVGWNFLFTGSTSLAMTAYRPEERDKAQAAINFFVFGTMAFTSFGSGALITSQGWNILNLGSLLPVAVTAGALIWLSANLKKTSVSSSA; translated from the coding sequence ATGATGAACAAGCACCCCCTACTCAATAAAAACCTCGTACTGCTGATTCTTTGCCAGGGCTTGTTTTTGACCAATAATGTGACCTTTATCGCCATTAATGGCCTAGTTGGACTCAGTCTGAGTCCAGTCGCCTGGATGGCTACCTTGCCCGTGATGGGCTACGTTGTCGGGGGCGCCTTCTCAACCTCGATCGTAGCCAAAACCCAAAATTACTTTGGCCGTAAGATTTCTTTTCAGTTGGGCCTTCTGGTAGCTGTCTTTTCAGCCCTTCTATGCGCCTATGCCGCCGTTTCTAAAAACTTCTGGTTACTGGTCCTAGGCACCTTTATTGCGGGCTACTACAGCGCTAATGGCCAGCTTTATCGATTTGCAGCTGCTGAGCTAACTGAGATCAGTCAGAGAGATAAGGCAGTCTCTTGGGTGTTAGCTGGCGGGATTCTTGGTGCAGTGATTGGCCCCAATCTTGCCTCATGGACTAAAGACTTTTTTGATACCGCCTTCTTGGGCGCTTACCTCACTCTCTCGATAGCCGGCTTTATCGGGATCATCGTGATGCAATTCATCCATTTTCCAGAAGAGTTCAAGACGCAGCATGCGTTGTCCGCTGGAAGAAGTCTTAAAACTATTCTGCAACAACCGGTCTTTCTGGTTGCCGTAATCGGTGCTTCTCTAGGGTACGGCGTCATGAACCTACTCATGGCGGCCACTCCCCTTGCTATGCAAATTTGTGAACTCCCGTTTTCGGATACGGCTATGGTTTTAGAGTGGCATGTGATTGGCATGTTCGCGCCCGGCTTCTTTACTGGCTCACTCATTCAGCGTTTTGGCACACTCAAAATTATGGGTATCGGAGTCATCCTCAATCTCCTATGTATTGCAATTGCACTTACTGGTGTCGACTTCCACCAATTTTTAATTGCTTTATTTTTGCTGGGCGTTGGCTGGAACTTTTTATTTACCGGCTCCACATCATTAGCAATGACCGCCTACCGACCAGAAGAGCGCGATAAAGCTCAGGCAGCAATTAACTTCTTTGTGTTTGGCACCATGGCTTTCACCTCCTTCGGCTCTGGAGCGCTGATCACCTCTCAGGGCTGGAATATTCTCAATCTAGGATCGCTACTTCCTGTTGCCGTCACTGCTGGTGCCTTGATTTGGCTGAGCGCTAATCTTAAGAAGACTAGCGTCTCATCTAGCGCTTAA
- a CDS encoding DUF6352 family protein, translated as MTNFWPHSAYKTLTVGSDKQLQVSDDFLRTYLLRPELNLVPESCNVERILHQRLTENPRAVISDEEIAGMADPDIQVNYQVWLRYRTKLLAATSLENFYMSLFKGDGVDVPPLFISQLAQIFIRHILGEDCHPLDARMGELFFRTQKITVLEDGVVMGADDEVVTRNAQAGETGNILDLLKSKSMSMRSIDLDVLHEENAELYWDKCEDYDFAVQLNFGQPPINHFCRVLEKWVQHFLGAQVRITPMQQISDPKWSWHVGLDAAATDILNKLYNKETVDTDELEKVICLFRLDFIDEAAVTQSQAGKPVYMGIAMNDEKQLKLKPQNLLFNLPLAKAS; from the coding sequence ATGACAAACTTCTGGCCCCATTCTGCTTACAAAACCCTGACGGTGGGGTCTGATAAGCAATTACAAGTAAGCGATGATTTTCTGCGTACTTACTTATTACGCCCTGAGTTAAACCTCGTTCCTGAATCCTGTAATGTTGAGCGCATCCTACATCAGCGCTTAACTGAGAATCCCCGCGCAGTGATTTCCGATGAGGAAATTGCTGGCATGGCAGATCCCGATATTCAGGTGAACTACCAAGTGTGGCTCAGGTATCGGACCAAGCTATTAGCCGCCACTTCTTTGGAGAACTTTTACATGAGCTTGTTTAAGGGTGATGGCGTAGATGTACCACCCTTATTTATTTCTCAATTGGCACAAATATTTATTCGGCATATTTTGGGTGAGGATTGCCATCCTTTGGATGCACGCATGGGTGAGCTCTTCTTTCGGACTCAAAAGATCACTGTGTTGGAGGACGGTGTGGTGATGGGTGCAGATGACGAGGTAGTGACTCGCAATGCGCAGGCAGGTGAGACTGGCAACATTCTGGATCTGCTCAAGAGCAAGTCAATGTCTATGCGCTCGATCGACTTAGATGTCTTGCATGAGGAAAACGCGGAACTCTATTGGGATAAGTGTGAGGACTATGACTTTGCAGTACAGCTGAACTTTGGTCAGCCGCCTATTAATCATTTTTGCCGAGTCCTCGAAAAATGGGTGCAGCACTTCTTAGGTGCCCAGGTACGAATTACTCCAATGCAGCAAATCTCAGATCCAAAATGGTCTTGGCATGTTGGTCTAGATGCTGCTGCTACGGATATTCTGAATAAGCTTTACAACAAAGAGACGGTCGATACTGACGAGCTTGAGAAGGTGATTTGCTTATTCCGTTTGGACTTTATTGACGAGGCAGCCGTTACCCAATCTCAGGCTGGAAAGCCGGTGTACATGGGTATAGCAATGAATGATGAGAAGCAGCTCAAACTCAAACCGCAAAACCTTCTCTTCAATCTACCTTTAGCAAAAGCTTCTTAA